Proteins found in one Cobetia sp. L2A1 genomic segment:
- a CDS encoding alkaline phosphatase family protein, with translation MSQRVILVVLDGLNHAVGHHAMGYLSALVEAGRGQYQSLDCELPAMSRPLYECLLTGELPVDSGIVNNQVVRRSRSISLFDLASRQGRRTAAAAYHWVSELYVAAPFERSRHRWLDNPDTAIQAGLFYWQDHYPDDHVFSDAEMLRLRHDPDFLLVHSMNIDDAGHRHGGDSPQYRNAARHADVALADYLPAWLEAGYQVIVTADHGMNADRSHSGLLEEERRVPLWTFGSAFASAPAIELRQRELCGTVATLLGLEHDKALNHTLLAAHAQPSAKGSAV, from the coding sequence ATGTCCCAGCGTGTCATTCTTGTCGTGCTTGATGGCCTCAATCATGCCGTCGGCCATCATGCCATGGGCTACCTGAGCGCATTGGTAGAGGCTGGCCGCGGACAGTATCAGTCGCTGGACTGCGAGCTGCCCGCCATGTCGCGCCCGTTGTATGAATGTCTACTCACCGGCGAACTGCCCGTTGACTCGGGCATCGTCAACAATCAGGTGGTCCGCCGCTCACGTAGCATTAGTCTGTTCGATCTGGCCAGCCGTCAAGGGAGGCGTACCGCTGCCGCAGCCTATCACTGGGTCAGCGAGCTGTATGTCGCCGCGCCCTTCGAACGCAGCCGCCATCGCTGGCTCGACAACCCCGATACCGCCATCCAGGCAGGACTCTTCTACTGGCAGGATCATTATCCGGACGACCACGTGTTCAGCGATGCCGAAATGCTGCGTCTACGTCATGACCCGGATTTCCTGCTGGTGCATAGCATGAATATTGACGATGCCGGCCATCGCCATGGCGGCGATTCACCGCAGTATCGCAATGCCGCCCGCCATGCCGACGTCGCCCTTGCTGACTACTTGCCTGCATGGCTCGAAGCCGGGTATCAGGTCATCGTCACTGCGGATCACGGCATGAACGCCGACCGCTCGCATTCTGGCTTATTGGAAGAAGAGCGACGCGTACCGCTGTGGACGTTCGGTAGCGCCTTTGCCAGTGCACCGGCAATTGAGCTGCGCCAGCGAGAACTATGCGGCACTGTGGCCACCCTGCTAGGGCTTGAACACGATAAGGCGCTCAATCACACGTTGCTTGCTGCACACGCTCAGCCGTCGGCAAAGGGAAGTGCAGTATGA
- a CDS encoding ABC transporter substrate-binding protein, with the protein MKSITNISSRTAGLVASAFMAALLGSATVNAADVPDAAAVEALVKSAQAEGRVDSVGMPDSWANWKDTWADLESKYSLAHSDTDMSSAEEVAKFKAEGDNATADIGDVGFAFGPIAVKQGVTQAYKPSTWDEIPDWAKDKDGEWMLGYTGTIAFMINKKLVSEDQRPTSFADLAKGDYNVSVGAVGKASQANNAILAAAFANGGKESDLTPGLEVFAELARQGRLSLAEPTIANLEKGEVEVALLWDFNALNYRDQIDRDNFEVVIPSDASVTSGYATIINKHAAHPNAAKLAREYILSDAGQLNLAKGYARPIRAEHLTLPEEIAAKLLPNEQYANARPVQDFAGWEASASQLPRQWQSQVLIHQQ; encoded by the coding sequence TTGAAGTCGATCACCAACATCTCATCCCGTACTGCCGGCCTAGTGGCTTCCGCCTTCATGGCGGCCTTGCTGGGCAGTGCCACCGTCAATGCTGCAGACGTGCCTGATGCTGCTGCCGTAGAGGCGCTCGTGAAGTCTGCTCAGGCTGAAGGTCGCGTCGATAGCGTCGGCATGCCGGACAGCTGGGCCAACTGGAAAGACACCTGGGCCGATCTTGAGTCCAAGTATTCTCTCGCGCACAGCGACACCGACATGAGCTCTGCCGAGGAAGTTGCCAAGTTCAAGGCCGAAGGCGACAACGCCACAGCAGACATCGGTGACGTGGGCTTCGCCTTCGGCCCGATCGCAGTCAAGCAGGGCGTGACACAGGCCTACAAGCCGAGCACCTGGGATGAGATTCCTGACTGGGCCAAGGACAAGGATGGTGAGTGGATGCTGGGTTACACCGGCACCATCGCCTTCATGATCAACAAGAAACTGGTCAGTGAAGACCAACGCCCGACCTCCTTCGCCGACCTCGCCAAGGGTGATTACAACGTCTCCGTCGGTGCCGTAGGCAAGGCATCTCAGGCCAATAATGCCATCCTCGCTGCGGCCTTCGCCAATGGCGGCAAGGAATCCGACCTGACACCGGGCCTGGAAGTCTTCGCTGAGTTGGCCCGTCAGGGGCGCCTGTCCCTGGCCGAGCCGACCATCGCCAATCTGGAAAAAGGGGAAGTCGAAGTCGCGCTGCTGTGGGACTTCAATGCACTTAACTATCGTGATCAGATCGACCGCGACAATTTCGAGGTCGTGATTCCGTCTGATGCCTCCGTCACCTCTGGCTACGCGACCATCATCAACAAGCATGCGGCCCACCCGAATGCAGCGAAGCTTGCACGTGAGTACATCCTGTCAGATGCCGGCCAGCTGAATCTGGCCAAAGGCTACGCTCGTCCAATCCGCGCCGAACACCTGACCCTGCCGGAAGAGATCGCTGCCAAGCTGCTACCCAATGAGCAGTACGCCAATGCTCGCCCAGTACAGGACTTCGCCGGCTGGGAAGCCAGTGCCAGCCAGCTACCGCGCCAGTGGCAGTCACAGGTGTTGATCCACCAGCAGTAA
- a CDS encoding UTRA domain-containing protein has protein sequence MPLPSPDAISQHADTVGIPVAGLRHKLLSYLQETDLMGGQRLPSERQMMVRFSTTRVTLRDALLQLEAEGCIYRENRRGWFVSPSRLRYDLLACLPFREMVESQQRKAQTDLLTAAEVPADTVIARRLGIEEGCAVYRITRIRRIDGRRVLHVCHHLRRDCFPGILEFDLAVHSLTDLYRNEYAIRVTRVSFELASTVLGNEAAEALNAAQGSPAQRVTRINFDQNGRAVDCDDEHWRHDAIELTLSAAPQR, from the coding sequence ATGCCATTACCTTCTCCCGACGCCATCAGCCAACATGCGGATACCGTGGGAATTCCCGTGGCGGGTTTGCGCCACAAGTTACTGTCCTATCTGCAAGAGACGGATTTGATGGGCGGCCAACGCTTACCGTCAGAGCGCCAGATGATGGTGCGTTTCAGCACCACGCGCGTCACGCTGCGTGACGCTTTGCTGCAATTGGAGGCAGAAGGGTGCATCTATCGCGAAAACCGCCGGGGATGGTTCGTCTCGCCGTCTCGGCTGCGATATGACCTACTCGCCTGTCTCCCTTTCAGGGAAATGGTGGAGTCCCAGCAGCGCAAGGCGCAGACCGACTTGTTGACGGCTGCGGAAGTACCAGCCGATACGGTGATCGCGCGTCGGTTAGGTATCGAGGAAGGGTGTGCTGTCTATCGCATTACGCGGATAAGGCGGATCGACGGTCGGCGGGTGTTACACGTCTGCCATCATCTGCGCCGTGATTGTTTCCCGGGAATTCTCGAGTTTGATCTTGCTGTGCATTCGCTGACGGATCTTTATCGCAACGAATACGCGATACGCGTGACACGAGTGAGTTTTGAGTTGGCCTCTACGGTATTGGGTAACGAGGCAGCAGAGGCGCTGAATGCGGCGCAGGGCAGTCCTGCGCAGCGGGTGACACGCATCAATTTCGATCAGAATGGACGTGCCGTGGACTGTGATGACGAACACTGGCGACATGATGCGATCGAACTGACCCTTTCCGCTGCACCGCAGAGATAG
- a CDS encoding MFS transporter yields MHNNKTGTIDEVSPATLRRVLAASAIGNFIEWFDFAIYGFMAVIISQHFFPQGDPTLALLQTFAVFAVSFALRPLGGIFFGTLGDRIGRKNVLAITIIMMASATAVIGLLPTYESIGLFAPLALTLARCAQGFSAGGEYAGACAFVMEHAPDKKRGWYGSFIPVSTFSAFATAAALGLCLNTLVSEATMQQWGWRIPFLIAAPLGLIGLYMRLKLDDSPAFRLIQQEHQAPNAPLRETLNSHAPIIISLMAFISATALSFYMFSTYFATYMQVAGGASRQTALLASLGALVIAALLCPVAGYYSDKVGRRNTIITACVSLAIAVFPAYGLAASGTLWASMLGASLMAVGAVLCGVVTAALLSEQFPTRVRYTASALSYNVAYTIFGGTAPLVATWLIDLTGNNLAPAWYLIAIAAIALIGGLQLPETNGISLIAIPDKPIRRPDISVPAM; encoded by the coding sequence ATGCATAACAACAAGACAGGCACGATCGATGAGGTGTCTCCCGCCACGCTACGGCGTGTATTGGCAGCCTCTGCCATCGGTAATTTCATTGAATGGTTCGACTTTGCCATCTATGGCTTCATGGCCGTGATCATTTCCCAACACTTCTTTCCGCAGGGCGACCCGACACTGGCACTGCTGCAGACGTTCGCGGTATTCGCCGTGTCCTTTGCCCTACGCCCATTAGGTGGCATCTTCTTTGGCACCCTCGGCGACAGAATCGGCCGCAAGAACGTGTTGGCGATCACTATCATCATGATGGCTAGCGCGACAGCCGTGATCGGGCTATTGCCAACCTACGAAAGTATCGGCCTGTTCGCACCGCTGGCATTGACGTTGGCACGCTGTGCTCAGGGTTTCTCGGCAGGGGGTGAATATGCCGGCGCCTGTGCTTTCGTGATGGAGCATGCGCCTGACAAGAAGCGCGGCTGGTATGGCAGCTTCATTCCTGTTTCGACCTTCAGTGCCTTCGCAACTGCTGCAGCGCTCGGACTGTGTCTGAATACCCTCGTGTCAGAAGCGACAATGCAACAGTGGGGCTGGCGTATTCCCTTCCTGATTGCTGCACCGCTTGGGTTAATCGGCCTCTACATGCGCCTGAAACTGGATGACTCACCCGCCTTCCGGTTGATCCAGCAGGAGCATCAGGCACCCAATGCGCCCCTTCGCGAAACACTCAATTCTCACGCCCCCATCATCATCAGCCTGATGGCCTTCATTTCTGCCACCGCGCTTTCCTTCTACATGTTCAGCACCTATTTCGCGACCTACATGCAGGTCGCTGGTGGTGCCAGCCGTCAGACGGCGCTACTGGCAAGCCTGGGCGCATTGGTTATCGCAGCACTGCTATGCCCCGTCGCAGGCTACTACTCTGACAAGGTCGGGCGTCGCAACACCATCATTACCGCTTGCGTCAGTCTCGCGATCGCCGTTTTTCCGGCCTACGGACTGGCCGCCAGCGGGACGCTGTGGGCCTCAATGCTTGGGGCATCGCTGATGGCGGTCGGCGCCGTATTGTGCGGCGTCGTCACTGCAGCGTTGCTATCGGAGCAGTTTCCCACCCGCGTGCGCTATACCGCCTCTGCATTGAGCTATAACGTTGCCTATACCATTTTCGGTGGAACGGCACCGCTGGTCGCAACATGGCTGATTGATCTGACCGGCAACAATCTGGCTCCGGCCTGGTATCTGATCGCCATTGCCGCCATCGCCCTGATCGGCGGACTTCAGTTGCCAGAAACCAACGGCATCTCTCTTATCGCGATACCCGACAAGCCCATCCGTCGCCCAGACATCAGTGTGCCAGCCATGTAA
- a CDS encoding GMC family oxidoreductase — protein MAITQPEVDVVIIGLGWTGSIMGLELTDAGLDVLALERGGDRTKEDFLYPKPADELKYGVRLKMMQRPRQSTVTIRRNRDEQAVPQRHWTTFHPGDGVGGAGSHWTGVLYRATPNELALKSFADRTFAPGFLPEDMTIQDYGVSYEELEPHYDFFEKVAGLSGQAGNVQGELLEGGNPFEGSRQNPFPLPPLPRTLTDVLFTKATKSLGWHPYPYPSANVSGAWTNPYGMQLGPCNFCGFCSNYGCLNYSKATPQTCTLDALKQRSNFHYRTRCEVTRIVKSDTDDTVKGVLYYDAEGNEIFQPAGLVILASFPLSNVRLMLLSEIGQPYDPEQNTGVVGRNFSYQITGSMDLYFKEHQFNPFISAGGSGQVIDDFSPDTFDTASHGFIGGSYIYTTQGPGGAIGALRTPPGTPSWGSEWKKQIKAHYGHHMVLGTTGSNMSYRDVYLDLDPTYQDPHGDPLLRMTYDWKENDLRMTEFMAERMREIVTELKPEYHTESVKQRGDHFDPSSYQSTHLTGGAVMGTDPNTSVLNRYLQHWDAHNLFVMGASAFPQNMQHNPTGTVAALTYWSAKHIRELYLANPGPLMSRG, from the coding sequence ATGGCCATTACCCAACCTGAAGTCGACGTCGTGATAATCGGCCTCGGCTGGACCGGCTCCATCATGGGCCTTGAACTGACCGATGCTGGCCTGGATGTGCTGGCGCTGGAGCGCGGCGGCGATCGGACCAAGGAAGACTTCCTCTATCCCAAGCCCGCCGACGAACTAAAGTACGGCGTGCGACTCAAGATGATGCAGCGTCCGCGGCAGAGCACCGTCACCATCCGACGCAATCGCGACGAACAGGCCGTCCCCCAGCGCCATTGGACTACATTCCACCCCGGCGACGGCGTGGGCGGTGCTGGCTCACACTGGACGGGCGTGCTGTACCGCGCTACGCCCAACGAGTTAGCCCTCAAGAGCTTTGCAGACCGCACCTTTGCACCGGGCTTCCTGCCTGAAGACATGACGATACAGGACTACGGCGTCAGCTATGAGGAATTGGAGCCTCACTACGACTTCTTCGAGAAGGTCGCCGGACTCTCCGGACAGGCCGGTAATGTGCAAGGCGAGCTTCTCGAAGGTGGCAATCCCTTCGAGGGCTCACGCCAGAATCCTTTCCCGCTACCGCCGTTACCACGCACCCTGACCGATGTCCTGTTCACCAAGGCGACCAAGTCACTCGGCTGGCATCCGTACCCCTACCCCTCAGCCAATGTGTCGGGGGCCTGGACCAACCCTTACGGTATGCAGCTGGGGCCGTGTAATTTCTGTGGGTTTTGCAGCAATTACGGCTGCCTCAACTACTCCAAGGCCACGCCACAGACCTGCACGCTGGATGCGCTCAAGCAACGTAGCAACTTCCACTATCGAACTCGGTGCGAGGTCACACGCATCGTCAAGAGCGACACGGACGATACCGTCAAAGGTGTGCTCTATTACGATGCCGAGGGTAACGAGATCTTTCAGCCAGCCGGCTTGGTCATCCTCGCCTCCTTCCCGCTGTCGAACGTACGTCTGATGCTGCTTTCGGAGATCGGCCAGCCCTATGATCCGGAGCAAAACACCGGTGTAGTGGGGCGTAACTTCTCCTATCAGATCACCGGCTCGATGGATCTTTACTTCAAGGAGCATCAGTTCAATCCCTTCATTTCGGCCGGCGGCAGCGGTCAGGTCATTGACGACTTCAGCCCGGACACCTTCGATACGGCAAGCCACGGCTTCATCGGTGGCTCCTATATCTATACGACCCAAGGGCCTGGGGGCGCCATCGGAGCATTGCGCACGCCACCAGGCACGCCGAGCTGGGGAAGTGAGTGGAAGAAACAGATCAAGGCGCACTACGGGCATCACATGGTACTGGGGACCACTGGCAGCAACATGTCCTACCGTGACGTTTATCTGGATCTCGACCCCACATACCAGGATCCACATGGGGATCCGCTACTGCGCATGACTTACGACTGGAAAGAGAATGATCTACGCATGACCGAGTTCATGGCCGAACGCATGCGTGAAATCGTCACCGAGCTCAAGCCGGAGTATCACACTGAAAGCGTCAAACAGCGTGGCGACCATTTCGACCCTTCCAGCTATCAATCGACTCACCTCACCGGTGGCGCAGTCATGGGGACTGACCCGAACACTTCGGTACTTAATCGCTACCTTCAGCATTGGGATGCACATAATCTGTTCGTGATGGGCGCCAGTGCCTTTCCGCAGAACATGCAACACAATCCCACCGGGACGGTAGCCGCCCTTACCTACTGGTCGGCAAAACATATCCGCGAACTATATCTGGCCAATCCGGGCCCGCTGATGTCACGCGGCTAA
- a CDS encoding cytochrome c, which translates to MIPYFNHPARLALVVVALGTTAVAIAAIGNSDDSKGISPQDTPADTALIKRGAYLARAGDCMACHTREDASEDYGGGRPIDSPFGAIYATNITPDPKAGIGDYGEQDFAAALRQGIRADGSYLYPAMPYPAYASLNDDDVHALYVYFMQGVVPVAKPAPETSLSFPFNQRWGIRAWNWLFADEAPYTSLEQTTGTISPERHAQLDRGRYLVQGAGHCGSCHTPRGMFMQEKALNDQDGDDYLAGSELDGWQVPSLRGGDGSGLRNWKEQDLVDYLATGRSRHAATGGEMRSVIQHSTSHLNDEDLYSIAAYLTTLGASDKASHASGDVPASQATSDSKSSSARDATTHQLTAAISLDEGARLYLDNCNACHFANGAGADSVFPPLVGNAQATADNPKALISTMLYGAQLPSTPKRPERLQMPGFDWRLTDDEAASLASFVRQSWGNQASAVSPEQVAEVRRNHGPVDATQQGRPEYLRQHAPIPSSTPSSN; encoded by the coding sequence ATGATCCCTTATTTTAACCACCCTGCGCGTCTGGCACTCGTGGTGGTCGCTCTGGGTACTACGGCCGTGGCAATAGCCGCGATCGGCAATTCTGACGACAGCAAGGGCATCAGCCCCCAAGACACGCCAGCCGATACTGCGCTCATCAAGCGCGGAGCCTATCTGGCGCGCGCAGGCGACTGCATGGCCTGTCACACTCGTGAAGATGCCAGCGAGGACTACGGCGGCGGGCGTCCGATCGATAGCCCCTTCGGCGCCATCTATGCCACCAATATCACTCCAGATCCCAAAGCGGGAATTGGTGATTATGGTGAGCAGGACTTCGCGGCAGCTTTACGCCAAGGTATTCGTGCTGATGGCAGCTACCTGTATCCGGCCATGCCCTATCCCGCCTATGCAAGCCTCAACGATGATGATGTGCATGCGCTTTATGTCTACTTCATGCAGGGCGTAGTGCCAGTGGCCAAACCTGCTCCCGAGACTTCACTATCCTTCCCGTTCAATCAGCGCTGGGGCATCCGCGCCTGGAATTGGTTATTTGCCGATGAAGCCCCCTATACCTCACTCGAGCAAACAACAGGCACGATATCACCTGAACGTCATGCACAACTTGACCGTGGTCGCTACCTGGTACAAGGCGCAGGCCACTGTGGCAGCTGTCATACCCCTCGTGGGATGTTCATGCAGGAAAAGGCGCTGAACGATCAGGACGGCGACGATTACCTGGCCGGTAGTGAGTTAGATGGCTGGCAGGTCCCCTCGCTGCGCGGCGGCGATGGTTCAGGGCTGCGCAATTGGAAAGAGCAGGATCTGGTGGACTACCTCGCCACTGGCCGCAGTCGTCATGCGGCTACTGGTGGGGAGATGCGGTCGGTCATTCAGCACAGTACCTCACACCTCAATGATGAAGACCTGTATTCCATCGCCGCTTACCTGACCACCCTTGGCGCATCCGACAAAGCATCGCACGCCTCCGGCGACGTACCAGCAAGTCAGGCGACGTCTGACTCGAAGTCTTCCTCCGCCCGCGACGCCACTACCCATCAACTGACGGCCGCCATCTCGCTCGACGAAGGCGCTCGGCTGTATCTGGATAACTGCAACGCCTGTCACTTTGCCAATGGCGCGGGGGCTGATAGCGTCTTCCCACCACTGGTCGGCAACGCGCAGGCGACTGCCGACAATCCGAAAGCCTTGATCAGCACCATGCTCTACGGCGCCCAGCTTCCTTCAACTCCCAAGCGTCCCGAACGCCTACAAATGCCAGGTTTCGACTGGCGTTTGACTGACGATGAAGCCGCGAGTCTGGCGAGTTTCGTGCGCCAGAGCTGGGGGAATCAAGCCTCCGCCGTCAGTCCAGAACAGGTGGCAGAGGTACGGCGCAATCATGGCCCTGTCGACGCCACTCAGCAGGGTCGCCCCGAATACCTCCGTCAGCATGCCCCCATACCCTCCAGTACCCCGTCGTCGAACTGA
- a CDS encoding gluconate 2-dehydrogenase subunit 3 family protein, whose product MPLNLEGQQRREFIRRSLAMIPAVTVAPGLLLATSAEADMPPLHKYSPTFFSDEEWQFILAATDRLIPEDEHGAGALTANVPVFIDKELTGDYGQANDWYMQGPFHPNADPVFGYQLPHTPAELYRLGIKGARHHAMTRMNQEFSDLPAEQRDTLLSELEAGKADFAAAGISDLPSSTFFSFLLQNTKEGYLADPMYGGNRDMVGWKMLGFTGARASFREWVDQHDVPYPLGPVSLAGKRG is encoded by the coding sequence ATGCCGCTCAACCTCGAGGGTCAGCAACGACGTGAATTCATCCGTCGTTCGCTGGCAATGATCCCTGCCGTAACCGTGGCACCAGGCCTTTTACTGGCTACCTCGGCAGAGGCTGACATGCCTCCGCTCCACAAGTATTCACCCACCTTTTTTTCGGACGAGGAATGGCAGTTCATCCTCGCCGCCACCGATCGACTGATTCCCGAGGATGAACATGGTGCCGGTGCCCTGACTGCCAATGTACCCGTATTTATCGACAAGGAGCTCACTGGAGACTATGGCCAGGCAAATGACTGGTACATGCAGGGCCCCTTTCATCCGAACGCCGATCCAGTATTCGGCTATCAACTTCCGCATACCCCTGCCGAGCTCTATCGCCTCGGTATCAAGGGCGCTCGCCATCATGCCATGACGCGTATGAACCAGGAGTTTTCAGACCTGCCTGCCGAGCAGCGCGATACCCTTCTGAGCGAGCTGGAGGCTGGCAAGGCCGATTTCGCCGCTGCCGGTATTTCCGACCTACCATCGTCGACTTTCTTTAGCTTTCTATTGCAGAACACTAAAGAAGGCTATCTGGCTGATCCGATGTATGGCGGCAACCGCGACATGGTTGGTTGGAAGATGCTCGGCTTTACGGGTGCACGCGCCAGCTTCCGTGAATGGGTCGATCAACACGATGTGCCCTATCCGCTAGGCCCGGTAAGTCTCGCTGGCAAGCGCGGCTGA
- a CDS encoding LabA-like NYN domain-containing protein produces MSASSLHDTQHARTSATPPRLAVFIDVQNIYYTVRDTFGRQFDYRRLWAELERLGTIQHAYAYAIDRGDPKQQQFQQRLRDIGFEVKLKPFIQRSDGSAKGDWDVGITIDVMEAAPEVDEIILASGDGDFAMLLEHVSTRHAVTTRVYGVEALTAHALMRSATDFREIGTDLLMR; encoded by the coding sequence ATGTCAGCTTCCTCCTTGCACGACACTCAGCATGCACGCACATCCGCCACGCCCCCGCGACTGGCTGTCTTCATTGACGTTCAGAATATCTATTACACGGTACGCGACACCTTCGGGCGACAGTTCGACTATCGCCGTCTATGGGCAGAGCTTGAGCGTCTGGGGACTATTCAGCATGCCTATGCCTATGCCATTGATCGTGGTGATCCGAAGCAGCAGCAGTTTCAACAGCGTCTGCGCGATATCGGTTTCGAAGTGAAGCTCAAGCCCTTTATCCAGCGCAGTGATGGCTCGGCCAAGGGGGACTGGGACGTCGGGATTACTATCGATGTCATGGAAGCAGCGCCTGAAGTTGACGAGATCATTCTCGCCTCCGGCGATGGTGACTTCGCCATGCTACTCGAGCACGTCTCAACACGGCATGCCGTGACGACACGCGTCTACGGTGTCGAAGCATTGACGGCTCACGCCCTCATGCGAAGCGCCACTGACTTCAGAGAGATCGGGACAGATCTGCTGATGCGCTAG
- a CDS encoding MerR family transcriptional regulator: MPTSSSLSIGDLALQADCKVQTIRYYEDIGLLPPPLRNAGNQRRYGDTTLGRLNFIRHARDFGFPVPAIRELLSLSDTPERPCEEIHAVARHHLDEVEARLQRLEALREELQRMLSHGDDGQVRDCRVIEVLSDHKQCEVHGRATAENTHEHSERPAS; encoded by the coding sequence ATGCCTACCTCCTCCTCGCTGAGCATTGGCGATCTCGCTCTACAGGCCGACTGCAAGGTACAGACCATTCGGTATTACGAAGATATTGGCTTGCTACCGCCACCGCTGCGCAACGCAGGCAATCAACGACGGTATGGCGACACCACGCTTGGTCGTCTGAATTTCATTCGCCATGCACGTGACTTTGGTTTCCCAGTCCCGGCCATTCGCGAGCTATTGAGTCTCTCGGATACCCCTGAACGCCCCTGCGAGGAGATACATGCAGTGGCGCGCCATCACCTCGACGAAGTCGAGGCACGCTTGCAGCGTCTTGAGGCACTCCGTGAAGAGCTGCAGCGAATGCTTAGCCACGGCGATGACGGACAGGTCCGTGATTGCCGAGTCATCGAGGTCCTCTCAGACCATAAACAGTGCGAAGTCCACGGCCGTGCAACGGCGGAGAATACGCACGAACACAGCGAGAGACCTGCGTCATGA
- a CDS encoding NAD(P)-dependent alcohol dehydrogenase: MASTFEGKTQAYAVTSGTSDLAPWTFERRQLRSDDVAIEILFCGVCHSDLHVARNDWGFSQYPLVPGHEIVGRVTAIGNQVSQYKIGDMVGVGCMVDSCRECNACNEGLEQYCREGMTMTYASPDRHDGSLTQGGYSDKIVTSERFVVSIPDALDPAEAAPLLCAGVTTYSPLRHYGVKPGDKVGIIGMGGLGHMGIKFAKSMGCEVTLFTRSEAKVVEARENGVDHVIVSSDDEQMTAATETFDFLLDTVPVPHDLNPYLNTLKYDGTHILVGLIQEVDPALQGGNLVMKRRVLAGSLIGGMAETQEVLDYCAEHGIGCDIEMIDIQNINDAWERMQQGKVKYRFVIDMQSLKNAP, encoded by the coding sequence ATGGCGAGCACTTTTGAAGGTAAGACCCAGGCCTACGCAGTAACGTCAGGTACCTCAGACTTGGCACCGTGGACCTTCGAGCGTCGCCAGCTGCGCTCAGATGACGTTGCCATCGAGATTCTGTTCTGTGGTGTATGTCACTCGGACTTGCACGTGGCGCGCAACGACTGGGGGTTCTCACAATATCCACTCGTGCCGGGTCATGAGATCGTCGGCCGCGTTACCGCTATCGGCAACCAGGTCAGCCAATACAAGATCGGTGATATGGTCGGTGTGGGCTGCATGGTCGACTCTTGCCGAGAGTGCAACGCTTGCAATGAAGGGTTGGAGCAATACTGCCGCGAAGGCATGACCATGACCTATGCCAGCCCGGACCGCCATGACGGTAGCCTTACCCAAGGAGGCTATTCTGACAAGATCGTGACCAGCGAACGCTTCGTTGTTTCCATCCCTGATGCACTGGATCCTGCTGAGGCCGCGCCACTGCTGTGTGCCGGTGTCACCACCTATTCGCCGCTGCGTCACTATGGCGTCAAGCCAGGTGATAAGGTCGGTATCATTGGCATGGGCGGCCTGGGCCATATGGGCATCAAGTTTGCCAAGTCCATGGGTTGTGAGGTCACGCTCTTTACTCGCAGTGAGGCCAAGGTGGTTGAAGCGCGTGAGAATGGTGTCGATCACGTGATCGTCTCAAGCGACGATGAGCAGATGACGGCTGCCACAGAAACTTTCGATTTCCTGCTTGATACTGTGCCGGTACCGCATGATCTCAACCCATACCTGAATACGCTCAAGTATGATGGCACACACATCCTGGTCGGCCTGATTCAGGAAGTGGACCCGGCACTTCAAGGCGGCAACCTGGTCATGAAGCGCCGCGTGCTGGCAGGCTCGCTGATTGGCGGCATGGCTGAAACGCAGGAAGTCCTCGACTATTGTGCAGAGCATGGCATCGGCTGCGATATTGAAATGATCGATATCCAGAATATCAACGATGCGTGGGAGCGCATGCAGCAGGGCAAGGTGAAATATCGCTTTGTGATTGACATGCAGAGTCTTAAAAACGCCCCATGA